GTGCTGCCGCCCAACGCGTAGGCCTCATCGGCGAGGCGTACGTGCAGCGCGTCCCTGTCGGGGTCGGCATAGACGGCAACGGCGGCAAGGCCTTCATCACGCGCTGCGCGGATTACCCGGACGGCAATTTCGCCGCGGTTGGCAATGAGGATCTTGGTGAGTGCCTTGGCGGAGGTCGCGGCAGGCTCGGGGATGTTCTGGCTCATTGGTGCACTGGCTCCTTTTGATCTGTTCGGAGCCTAGCGCGGTTTTGTGGTCTCGGGCCATAATGCGTGCTGTTTCTGCGTGGGACGCGGCTGTTCGTTGTGGGGATTCTACAAAGACAGACGGCTTGCCCGCCGCTTCGGCCGCGGTGCTCCTTCCGTGCAGCTGGTGCCGCCTGCGCCGCTTCGGCCCACCTTCTGCGCAGCTGATGCTGTCTGCGCGCGGCCGTGGTGCACCTTCCGTGCAGATGATGCTGTCTGCGCCGGCCCGAACCAGCATCAGCTGCACACAGGCCGCGTCCGAGCCCGGCGAGGCTGTGGAAAACGGCTTTGCGGGCTAAGGGCAATCTGTAATAGAGCCATGCCGAAGCCGCAGCCCTTGCCGGAGCAATTTGCCGCCCCCTTTGCATACTCAGAGGCCAGGGCCGCCGGGCTGAGTGTTGCCCGGCTCCGCGCATCGGACCTGCGTACTCCCAGCAGGGCAGTACGGGTTCCCCAGACGGCGGTGTTTGACCTGGCGGCCGGGTGCCGCCCGTACCTGCAGATGCTTCCGGACGCCGTCATCAGCCACGGAACAGCTGCCAGGCTGCACAGGCTGGCCGTGCCGCGCAGGATTACCGAGGAACCCCTGCTCCACCTCAGCCGGAGCCCGAAATCCGCGCCCCCGCGACGGCGCCATATCCGCGGGCATCGGCTGGTACTGGCATCCAACGAGGTTACGTATATTGCGGGCCTTCCTGTCACATCGGTTGGCCGTACCTGGCTGGACTTGGCCGGTGTTCTGTCCATCGAGGAGCTCGTCATGGTGGGGGACCAGATAGTGAGCGAACACCACCGCAATTTCGGGCCACCCCGCCGGCCCATGGTTCCGCTGGCAGAGCTGCGGGACCTGGTCGAGCGGCGGTCGGGTACACCCGGCGTGCGCCGCAGCCGGCAGGCGTTGGGGCTTGTCCGGGTGGGGGTGGACTCCCCGCCCGAGACCCGGCTTCGGTTGATGCTGGCCAAACATGCCGATCTGCCGGAGTTCCTGCCAAACGTTGCCCTGCTCGATGACTACGGGCGGCCGCAGGTCTGGACGGACTTGGGCTGCCGGGAATTCCGCACCTGCCTTGAGTACGACGGTGCGCACCACCTCACTCCGGACCAGCAGGCACGGGATCACTACCGCGACCTGAGGACTGCCGAACTCGGATGGCACCAGGTGAAAATCAGCCGGACCGATCTGGCCCAGGGATCGTTCCGGGTCGCGCCAAGGTGCGGCGGGGACTGGTGCTGGGCGGATGGAGGCCATTGGGCTGATGCGGCCCGCGCCTGCCACCTGGTGTGCAGCTAATGCACCCTGAAAAGAGTGCAGACAGCATCAGCTGTACGAAAGGTGCGCGGGGTGGGGTGCTGCAAACCGCCGTCGGGAGCCGAGGACCTACTTCCAGAGATCGATGATCCGCACCCCTGCACTGGACAGCAGCTGGCGCAGCGTGGACACGGACAGCCCGACGACGGCGTGCGGGTCACCGACGACCCGCTCGATGAAGGCGCCGCCCAGGGAATCGATGGTGAAGGATCCGGCCACCTGCAGCGGCTCGCCCGTGGCGATGTACGCCTCGATTTCCTCATCGGACAGCTTGGCGAAGTGCACCTCGGCGGAGCTGACCGCGCCGAGGGTTGCGCCGGACCCGTCCTCGTCGTTGTCGCGGCAGTCCACCAGCCAGTGCCCGGTGTGCAGCACCCCGGAGGAACCGCTCATGCGCCGGATCCTGGAACGGGCGACGTCGGCCTCCCACGGCTTGCCGTGCGCCTCGCCGTCGAACTCGAACACCGAGTCGCAGCCGATCACCAGGGCGCCGTCCGCCTCCGGCCGTGCGGCCACGGCTTCGGCCTTGGCGCGGGCCAGCAGCAGGGCGGTGTCGTGCGGGTCGGTCAGCCCGTAGCGGGCGGTGACGGCATCTTCATCCACGTCGGATACAAGGACCGTGTGGGCAATGCCGGCGTCGGTCAGCAGTTTGGTGCGGGCGGGGGAGGCGGAGGCCAGGATGAGGCTCAGGTTCGGGTTGGTCACGGCATCCAGCCTAGTGCCGGCGGAAGCCGCCGGGAAAACGCCGCCGGAGCCGGTTCAGCCAGCCCGGCCGGCCGTTAACGCAGCAGGGCCGCCCCCCAAGGGGACGGCCCTGCCAAAGCGGTGAACCTAGCTCCTGACACCCGCTCCGGGCACCTGGATGGCGGTTTGCTCCGCAGCGGTCCGCACCGGGTCGATCTGCTCCGAGTCGTCCGCAAACGGGTCGCCCTCGCGCTTGGCGTTGTAAAGCTCGGCATCCAGCAGGCCGTTGCGCTTGGCCACCAGGGTGGGAACCACGGTCTGGCCGGCCACATTGACGGCCGTGCGGCCCATGTCCAGGATCGGATCGATGGCCAGCAGCAGCCCGACGCCGGCCAGCGGCAGGCCCAGCGTGGACAGCGTCAGGGTCAGCATCACGACGGCGCCGGTGGTGCCGGCGGTGGCGGCTGAACCCAGCACGGAGACCAGGGCAATCAGCAGGTAGTCCGTAAAGCCGAGGTCAATGCCGAAGAACTGTGCCACGAAGATCGCGGATACGGCCGGGTAGATCGAGGCGCAGCCGTCCATCTTTGTGGTGGCGCCCAGGGGTACGGCGAAGGACGCATAGGCCCGGGATACACCGAGGTTGCGTTCGGTGACGCGCTGGGTCAGCGGCAGTGTTCCCACGGAGGAGCGGGACACGAAGGCCAGCTGGATGGCCGGCCAGGCGCCGGAGAACCACTGGCGTACGGACAGGCCGTGGCTCTTGATCAGTGCCGGGTAGACGCCGAACAGGACCAGGAACAGGCCGATGTAGATGGTCAGTGCGAACATGCCCAGGGAACCGATGGTGTCCCAGCCGTAGGTGGCCACGGCGGTGCCGATCAGGCCGACGGTGCCCACCGGGGCCAGGCGGATGATCCACCACAGCACCTTCTGGATCACGGCCAGCGCCGACGCGTTCAAGGCCAGGAACGGCTCGGCGGCCTTGCCGACCTTGAGGGCGGCGATGCCGACGGCGATGGCGATCACGAGGATCTGCAGCACGTTGAAGCTGACGCTGGTGCTCACGTCGCCGCTCTCGGCGACCTTGGAGCTGGCACCCAGGCCAAGGAAGTTGCCCGGGATCAGGCCGGTGAGGAAGCCCAGCCAGCTGCCCTGGCTGCCGTGGAAGTCCTCCTGGGCGACGTCGGCATTGTTACCCGGCTGCAGCACGGTGCCCAGCACCATGCCGATGACCACGCTGATCAGTGCGGTAAGGGCGAACCACAGCAGGGTCTGCCAGGCCAGCCGTGCCGCGTTGGAGACGGCACGCAGATTCGCGATCGAGCTGACGACGGCCGTGAAGATCAACGGCACAACGGCGGTCTTCAGCAACGAAACGTAGCTGGTGCCGATGGTGCTCAGGGTGGTGGTCAGCCAGTTCGGCTCGTCACCGTTGGAGCCCATCGACTTGGCCAGCAGGCCAAGGGCCAGGCCGGCGATGAGCGCAGCGATGATCTGCGGCCCGAAGGACGTTGCCCACTTGGGCAAACGCCGGGCGGGGGAATCAGGGGAGGAGGTCTGTGTGGTCACGGAGAAGACTCTAACGGCGGACCACTACCAGACCTGCCTTGAAGTTGCGAAATATTACGCCGGCCAAAACGGGTGCTTTGCAGGTAGCGCGCTGCAGGCCCGCGGCGTCCTGCGGAGAAAGGGCAGTGCCCCGGGGTATTCCCCGGGGCACTGTGACGAACCTCGCACTGGAGGAAGGCGCCGGAACCGGGTTAGTTCCCCAGCAGGGCCCGCCGCAGGGTGTCCAGGCCCACCGAGCCCAGCTGCAGGGCCCGGGTGTGGAAGGCCTTCTCATCGAAGGCGTCCCCTTCGCGGCTGCGGACCTCGTCGCGGATCTGCTCCCAGAGCCGCTGGCCCAGCTTGTAGGACGGCGCCTGGCCCGGCCAGCCGAGGTAGCGGGTGAACTCGAAGTTCAGCTGGCCTTCGCTGATGGTCAGGTTTTGCCTAAGGAAGTCGTAGCCCTTCTCGGCTGTCCAGGTGCCTTCACCCCAGCGCTCGGGAATATCCAGTTCCAAGTGGACGCCGATGTCGAAGACCACGCGGGCCGCGCGCATCCGCTGGGCATCAAGCATGCCCATCTTGTCGCCCGGATCGCTGAGGTAGCCCAGCTGATCCATCAGCCGCTCGGCGTACAGCGCCCAACCTTCGCCGTGGCCGGAAACCCAGCAGATGTTCCGCCGCCAGTCGTTGAGCAGCCCGCGCGCCGCCGTCGCCGTGGCAATCTGGAGGTGATGCCCGGGTACGCCCTCGTGGTAGACCGTGGTGGTCTCCTGCCATGTGGTGAAGGTGTCCTCGCCCGCAGGAACGGACCACCACATGCGCCCGGGCCGGGAGAAGTCATCGCTGGGGCCGGTGTAGTAGATGCCGCCCTCCTGGGTGGGGGCGATCATGCACTCGATCCGGCGCATGGGTCCGGTGATGTCAAAGTGCGAGCCGGCCAGGTCTTCCACGGCGCGGTCCGCCAGGTCCTGCATCCAGGACTGCAGCTCATCGGTGCCGTGCAACTGCCGGGCCGGATCCTCGTTCAGGATGTCCATTGCCTCCTGCACAGTGGCGCCGGGGCGGATCTGCTCCGCTACGGCTTCCTGTTCGGCGATGATGCGGTCCAGCTCTTCCACGCCCCATTGGTAGGTCTCCTCCAGATTGACGGAGGAGCCCAGGAACCGGCGGGACATTAGTGCGTAGCGTTCGGCGCCGACGGCGTCCTTCTCCGGCGCTGCGGGCAGCATCTCGGATTCCAGGAAAGTGGCCAGGGACAGGTACGCGCGGCGGGCGGACTCGGCGCCGGTGCGCAGCTCGGCCAGCAGTGACTCGGGGAGGTTTTCGCCGCCGGGCAGGGATGCGTTGGCGGACAGGGCGTCGAAGAACCCGCCGTCCTCGGCATAGGCGGAAGCCTGCTCGATGACAATCTTGACCTGCCGGCGGGCCGGCACCAGCGACTGTTCCAGTCCGCTGCGGAGGCTGGTGATGTAGCCCGCGACGGCGTCGTCGACGTTGTTCAGCCGGCCGGCAATGTGGTGCCACTGCTCCTCGGTATCCGTGGGCATCAAATCGAAGATGCTGCGGATGCCTTGGGCGGGGGAAGCGATGTTGTTCAGGTCCGACAGGTCCCAGCCGGATTCGTGGATCTCCAGGTCCAGGCCGAGGCGCTCGTGCATGGCGTCCAGGGTCACACGGTCGACGTCGTCCGCGGGTTCCAGGCCGTCCAGGCGGCTGAGCGTTTCCCGGATGGCTTCGGCGAAGGACTCCAGGCCTGCGGGGGAATAGTCGCCGTATTCGGTTTCCCGCCCCGGGATGCCCAGGGAGGTGGCAAGGGACGGATCCAGGTCGAGGAGGGTGGCGGTGTATGCATTGGCCACGGCGTCGATGGCAGTGGGCTGGCGCGCCGGCGCGCTGGCCGCGGTGGACATGGGCTCGGAAGATGATGTCTGTTGGCTCACAAAGGTAGCCTAACCGCAGAGGCGCCCGGCGGGCCTAATCGCCGTTCCGCAAGGGGGCTAACGGAAGCTGCGCCGCCAGGAGCCCGGCCCGGGGGTCGGCTCGAGCCGGAGCATCCGGCGCCGGGCCCAAATCCGGTGTGCCGGGCGCGGTGCCGGCAGCACTGCTTCTTCAGCCGCCAGCCCGGCGACGACGGCGGCCAGCGCCGCGAGCTCCTCGTCCGTGGGGTTGCCGGCCACCACGGAGAGCAGGGGTGCATCGGGGGCCGGCGACTCGGGGGATAGGTCCGCGGTGCTCACAGCGGCATGTTCCCGTGCTTCTTGGCCGGCAGGGCGGCGCGCTTCTCGCGCAGGGCCCGCAGCCCGCGGATCAGCTGCAGCCGGGTTTCGGAGGGGGCAATCACGGCGTCCACGTATCCGAGCTGGGCGGCCTGGTACGGGTTGAGCAGCTCGTCCTCATACTGCTCGATGTACTGGCGGCGGACGTCTTCGACGTCGCCCCCGGCGTCGGCGGCTGCCTTCAGCGGCGCCCGGTAGAGGATGTTGACGGCGCCCTGGGCACCCATCACGCCGATCTGCGCGGTGGGCCAGGCGAGGTTGAGGTCGGCGCCCAGCTTCTTGGAGCCCATCACAATGTAGGCCCCGCCGTAGGCCTTGCGGGTGATGACGGTGAGCTTGGGGACGGTGGCCTCGGCGTAGGCGTAGAGCAGCTTCGCGCCGCGGCGGATGATGCCGTTGAACTCCTGGTCCTTGCCCGGCAGGAAGCCCGGCACGTCCACGAAGGTGAGGATGGGAATGTTGAAGGCGTCGCAGTTCCGGACGAAGCGTGCGGCCTTCTCAGAAGCGGCGATGTCCAGGGTGCCGGCAAACTGCATGGGCTGGTTCGCCACGATGCCCACGGTGTGGCCTTCGACCCGCCCGTACCCGATGATCACATTCGGTGCGTAGAGGGCCTGCATTTCCAGAAAGTGGCCGTCATCCAGCACGTTCTCGATGACGGCCCGGATGTCATAGGGCTGGTTGGCGGAGTCCGGGATGAGGGTGTCCAGGGCCAGGTCCGCCTCGGTGGGTTCCGGATCGGAGTCGAAAGCGGTCAGCGGTGCTTCGGCAAGGTTGTTGGACGGCAGGAAGTCCAGCAGTTCGCGGACGAACTCGATGGCGTCCTCCTCGTCCGAGGCGAGGTACGTGGACGTGCCCGTGGTGGCGTTGTGCTGGCGGGCACCGCCCAGGGTTTCCATGTCCACGTCTTCGCCCGTGACCGTCTTGATGACGTCGGGTCCGGTGATGAACATGTGGGAGGTCTTGTCCACCATAACGACGTAGTCGGTCAGGGCGGGGGAGTACGCGGCACCGCCGGCGGAGGGGCCCATGATCAGGGAAATCTGCGGCACCACCCCGGACGCATGCACGTTGTTGCGGAAGATGTCAGCGAACATGGCCAGCGACGCGACGCCTTCCTGGATGCGGGCGCCGCCGCCGTCGAGGATGCCCACCACGGGACAGCCGGTGCGCAGCGCGAATTCCTGCACCTTGACGATCTTCTCGCCGTTGACCTGGCTCAGGGAACCGCCGTACACAGTGAAGTCCTGGCTGTAGACGGCCACGGGACGGCCGTCCACAGTGGCGTAGCCGGAAACCAGGCCGTCGCCCAGGGGCTTCTTCTTTTCCATCCCGAACGCGGTGGAGCGGTGGACAGCCAGTGCATCGAACTCCACGAAGGACCCGGCGTCGACCAGCAAACCGATGCGCTCCCGGGCAGTGTGCTTGCCGCGGGCGTGCTGCTTCTCGACGGCGGCCTGTCCGGAGGGCAGCTCAGCCTCGGCCTGGCGCCGCCGGAACTCGGCGATCTTGCCTGCGGTCGTGTGCAGGTTCGTGTCCTGGTCGATGCTCAAGAAGGCCTCCGGGTGCCGGTCGAGTAGCGCGGGAACCTTCCGGCGGGAAGGGCCGTGCTGGGCGTTAAGTAGGTTCCGCACAAAATGCGTGCGGTTTACGGGGTGTGGTTTACCCAGTCTAGTGAGCGCCTGCACCGGGACTGAGTGTAGAAATCCTACAATTTCGCGTCCCGGTGCTTGGTCCGGCGCAGATGTGGGCCGACATGCGGACACGATGTTACTGACGGGTAACTTAGCTGTGGTGTGTATTACTGTCGAGGCATGAGCACACCCAACAGCACCCCGGAAACGGCGTCGCGGTCCCTGGCCGGACGCACCATCCTGATGTCCGGCGGCAGCCGCGGCATCGGACTTGCCATTGCCCTGCGTGCCGCAGCGGACGGCGCCAACATTGCAATGCTCGCCAAAACGGCGCAGCCGCACCCCAAGCTGGAAGGCACGGTCTACACCGCCGCCGAACAGTTGGAGGCTGCCGGCGGCAAGGCCCTCCCGATCATCGGCGACGTGCGCCGCGACGAAGACGTTGCCCGCGCGGTCCAAGCCACCGTGGAACAGTTCGGCGGGATCGACATTGTCCTGAACAACGCCTCGGCCATTGATCTGTCCGGCACGGACGCCGTGACGATGAAGAGCTATGACCTGATGGCGGACATCAATACCCGCGGCACCTTTATGCTGTCCAAGTTCTCCCTGGACGCCCTGCGCCGGTCCGATAACGCCCACATCCTGACGCTCTCCCCGCCCCTGAACATGGACCCCAAGTGGGCCGGCAACTACCTCGCCTACACCCTGGCCAAGTACGGAATGTCGCTCACTACGCTCGGCCTGGCGGAGGAACTGAAGAACGACGGCGTGGCGGTGAACTCGCTGTGGCCGGTCACCGGCATCGACACCGCGGCAATCCGCAACATGCCCGGCGGCGACAAGCTGGCGGCGGCGTCGCGCAGCGCCGACATCATGGCCGATGCTGCACATGCCATCCTGACCCGGCCCAGCAGCCAGTCGACCGGCAACTTCTACACCGATGAAGCCGTCCTCCGGGAGGAAGGCATCACCGATTTCAGCCGGTACGCGCCGGGCGTGCCCGCAGAGTCGCTGATGCTGGACTTCTTCCTCTAGCCGGGCCTGCACGGAACCGGGTGCCCGTCAATGTCAGGGCGCCCGCGTAAGATCGGATGCATGCAACTGCACTACTCCAGCATGGAAAGACCGGCCCTGGATCCGGACCGCCTGCGGGCGGCCCTGGTGGCCCCCGCCGGCCCGTATGCGGAGCTGGAAGTAGTACAGGAAACAGGTTCCACCAACACGGACCTGGCCGACGCCGCCCGCCTGCGCCCCTGGGAGGTTCCGGACCTTACGGTGCTGACCGCCGAACTGCAGAACGCCGGCCGGGGCCGGATGGACCGCAGCTGGGTGGCACCGGAACGGTCCTCCCTGTTTGTCAGCGTCCTGATGCGGCCGGTGAACCGGGACGGGCGCCCGCTGCCCACGGACTCCTACGGCTGGCTGTCGCTGCTGGCTGCGCTGGCGATGGCAGAGAGCATAGCCGCCCGCACCGGCGTGGAAGCCCGGCTGAAATGGCCGAATGACGTGATGGTGGACGGACGCAAGCTCGCCGGGGTGCTGGCGCAGCTGGTTCCCTCCAGCGACGGCGCACCGCCGGCCGTAGTGGTTGGTGCCGGCCTGAACGTGAGCCTCACCGATGAGGACCTGCCGGTTCCCACGGCCACCAGCCTGCTGATGGAGTATGCCTCCACCACGGACCGCAACATCCTGCTCCAGGACTACCTGCTGGCCCTGGCGGACGGCTACCGCTTGTTCTGCTCCGTAGACGGAGACGCCAACGCCGTGCCCGCAGGCGGGCAGGACTCGCTGCGGGGCCGGGTTACCGCACGGTTGACCACCCTGGGCCGGGACGTGCGTGCCGAGCTGCCCGGGGGCGGAGCCCTCCTGGGCCGTGCTGCGGCGCTGGCGCCCACGGGAGCCCTCGTTATTGTCGATGAGCAGGGGCACCCGCACACGGTCAGCGCCGCCGATGTGGTGCACCTGCGCGCCGGGCAGGCCTGAGCATATGAGGACCGGACTGTCCCTTTTCGGCAGGCGGTGGGCGGTGCGCCTGAGACTGTATCCCGGCGAACACCTCATAACCGCCGGACGCCCGCACGCCCGTTCTCTGTGGAAACCGCTGGTACTGGCCGGAGTCACCGGTGCCGCCGCCGGATACGCATACGGCTGGCTCGGCCGGGACAGCCTGCCCGGGCAGCTCGGCGAGTGGAGTCCGTATCTGCAGCCCGCCGTCGCTGCCGTGGCCGTGCTGCTCCTGCTGCGCTACTGCGTCCCGCCCGTGCTGCGCTGGTTGGCCGGCCGCATCATCCTCACCGACCGCCGGCTGATCCAGCGCCAGGGGGTGCTGCTGCGGCGTGAGCATGAGATTGCCCTGGCTGCCATCTACCAGCTGGAAATACGGCAGTCCGTGCCGGACCGGATGCAGGGAAGCGGCACGCTGGTGCTGGACCTCGGACACGGGCGGGTGATGCAGTACCCGGCGGTGCCCGAAGTGCACCGCTTCCGGTCGCTAGTGGTCTCGGCCATAGGCCAGCTGCCGCTGACCGCCATGTTTGATGGTGTAGATATTGATTCAGACGGGGGATACGACTACGAACGGAGGGACAATGACTGACGCAGGCCACGGCGAGGCCGGCGCCGCCAGCCACCCCGAACCCCTGTCAGTGCCTGCCGATTCCGTGCCGGCGGACCCGCTGCAGGCCGCAACGGCGCCCCGCCCGGACTATTCGGCGGCGGACACGGGTACGGAAATTGACCGGGAGGACGTGCGCAGGCTCGAGGCGCAGCTGATCGGCGGTCCGCGGACCTTGAGGCGCCGTGAAGCTGCCGCCGAAGCGGGCGTCTCGCTCCTCTCGGCCCGCAAGCTCTGGCGCGCCATGGGTTTCCCGAACCTCGACGACGACGCGGTCTTTTTCACCGAGCAGGACCGGGAGGCGCTCAGCACCGTGATTGAACTGGTGCGAGACGAGCAGCTCACCGAGGAAGCGGCCATTTCCATCATGCGTTCCATCGGCCAGATGACGGACCGCATGGTGGTGTGGCAGGTTGAAGCACTGGTCGAAGAAATGGTGGCTAGGCGCGGAATCACCGACGCCGAGGCCCGCAAGAACCTGGTGGCGGCCCTGCCCGATTTGATTGAACCGTTGGAAAAGACGCTGGTCTACGCCTGGAAGCGGCAGCTTAATGCGGCTATCCAGCGGCTGGCCCTGCGCGCCGAAGCGGGCCTGGCCAGCCACGACGGCAGCGCCTCGGATGATGCCCCGCTGCCGCTGGCACGGGCGGTGGGTTTCGCTGATCTTGTCTCCTACACCAGCCTTTCCCGGCAGATGAACGAGAAGACCCTGGCGCAGATGGTGCAGCGTTTTGAGCACAAGTGTGCCGAGATCATTTCGGTGGGCGGCGGGCGGCTGGTCAAGACCATCGGCGACGAAGTGCTCTTCAATGCCGAGACACCTGAGGCCGGTGCCGAAATTTCACTGGCACTGGCGAAGGCCTTCACCGAAGATGAGCTGCTGCCCTCGGCCCGCGTATCCCTGGTCTGGGGACGCGTCCTGTCCCGGCTGGGAGACATCTACGGCCCCACCGTGAACCTTGCCTCCCGGCTGACGTCCCTGGCCGAGCCCGGCACTGTGCTGACCGATGCCTCCACCGCGGCCGCGCTGAAGGACAACCCGAAGTTTGTCCTCATCCCGCATCAGCCGCGCAACGTGCGCGGGTTTGGTGAAATCCACCCGGTGACTTTGGCCCGCGGCACCGGATCGGGACTGGTCCTGGACTGATTCCGGGTCCCTCCGCGGCCCGCCCCGCGGCCCGTTCCCTTGGGCAGTGACGCAAGTTACCTCCAGATGAGATCTGTGTAACACTATGCGGTGGAACTGTGGTGTCCGCTCCCTGTCTCGGGGGTTGCCGGACCCCTTTCCGCTGCAGGTCAAAACCAGGGGGAAACATCGTGGCAGCGCATGGGGGAAATGCACGTCTGCTCAGCCGCAAGCGGCGCAGGGCAGTGTCGGTTGGCTCGGCCGTTGCGGTCACCGCAGGGCTGGTGACCGGAGCACTGCTGTATCCGGGGTTCGCCAGCGCCGATGTGGACTTGAACGACGGCGGGGTCTGGGTCACCAACCGCACCCAGGGCATGGTGGGCCACCTGAACTACCCTTCCCGGCTGCTCGACGGCGGTTACACCGCGAACAGTGACAACTTCGATGTGCTGCAGAACGCCGGCACCGTCTTCAACCTCAACACGGACCAGTCCAAGGCCAGCCCGGTGGACGTGGCCAACGTGGCTCGCGGGGCCGAAGTGCAGCTTCCCGGTGCCGCCGAGTTTTCCTTCGGCGGGGACACGGTTGCCATTACCGACCCGGCCCAGGGCAGGGTATGGATCACGCCTGCCAGCGACGTCGGATTTTTCAGCGAGGACGACGCGAAACCGGTGCTTGACGGGAAACCCGGCGTGCTGGCTGCCGTCTCTTCAGAGGACCACGTTGTGGTCGCGGCGCCGTCGGACGGGATTCTTTACACGTTCGAGAAGGACGAGGACGGTGAGTTCGGCGAGCCCGAAACCCGGGAAGCCGCCGCCCTGAAGGACTTCAAGGACGCGCAGATTGCTGCAGTCGGGGCCCGTCCCGTGGTGCTGAACACGGAAACCGAAACACTGCTGCTGCCCAACGGTGAAACCGTCAGCATTCCGGAGGGGAAGAACGCGAAGCTGCAGCAGAGCGGACCGGAGAGCGAGTTTGTCGCCGTCGCCACGGAGGATGCCCTGATCCTGCAGCCCCTGGACGGCGGGAAACCGGAAATCACTGAGCTCGACTCCGGCGGCGGCGGCGCAGCGGCTCCGGTACGGCTGGGCGACTGCGTGTACGCGGCATGGGCAGGCTCAGGGACCCATGTGCGGGACTGCGGCAACGACGCCGAGGACACCCGCGAGGACATCCCCGGCCTGAGCCCGTCTTCCGAACTGGTTTTCCGCGTGAACCGCGACGTGGTGGTCCTCAACGACGTCAACGGCGGCGGCGTATGGCTTGTCCTGGAGAACATGCAGTTGGTGGACAACTGGGGGGACGTCATTCCGCCCGAGCAGAGCAATGACGACGATGAAGAGGAGGCTGCCAGCGAGAACCCGGTCAATGCCCTGCCGGACCGGA
This Arthrobacter sp. zg-Y20 DNA region includes the following protein-coding sequences:
- a CDS encoding adenylate/guanylate cyclase domain-containing protein, which produces MTDAGHGEAGAASHPEPLSVPADSVPADPLQAATAPRPDYSAADTGTEIDREDVRRLEAQLIGGPRTLRRREAAAEAGVSLLSARKLWRAMGFPNLDDDAVFFTEQDREALSTVIELVRDEQLTEEAAISIMRSIGQMTDRMVVWQVEALVEEMVARRGITDAEARKNLVAALPDLIEPLEKTLVYAWKRQLNAAIQRLALRAEAGLASHDGSASDDAPLPLARAVGFADLVSYTSLSRQMNEKTLAQMVQRFEHKCAEIISVGGGRLVKTIGDEVLFNAETPEAGAEISLALAKAFTEDELLPSARVSLVWGRVLSRLGDIYGPTVNLASRLTSLAEPGTVLTDASTAAALKDNPKFVLIPHQPRNVRGFGEIHPVTLARGTGSGLVLD